The Rheinheimera mangrovi genome contains the following window.
ATTGCCGAAACACCAGGTTCGTTGCGTCATAACGCGCCTTTAGGTGGTGGCGCTTTAATGGATTTAGGTTGCTACCCACTGCACTGGTTACGCTCTTTATTCGCCAGCACACCGCAAATTTTATGGGCCGACGCTATTTGCCCTAAACCTCAACTCGATAGCAGCTTCGAGCTTCGTCTACAGTTCGAAAACGGCCCGCTGTGTTATGTCGGCTGCGCTATGAGCGAACATTTAAGCCGCCACCACGATGCGTCTTTCTATCTCGAAGGTGACAAAGCTCAGCTGGAAGTGCTGAACCTGGTCGCCCCACATCAAGGCCACAAGTTATGCTTGACCAAAAACGGCGAGGCTCATGACTATCAAATCAACGGCGACTCCACCTACGACCATCAACTGGCGCACGTCGTCGCCTGCATCAAAGGCGAAAGCAAACCGCTGACAGGTGGCCGCGACGCAATAGATCAGATGCAACTGATTGATGATGCTTATATAGCGGCGGGGTTATTGCCGCGGGGGCTTTGTAAGTAGCTTTGGGGGTTAATTCTGAATTTGAAGGCCGCTTTTATAGCGGCTTTTTGTTTTTATGAGCATAAAAGTGTAGTGACGTTCTAATCGAGTATAAAGCAGCCCCTCAATAGCTCTCTTTCTTCTTTGCGGATACCAGCTTGTTGGGCAAGGCTTTCCCACTTTGACACGGCCTTTAACAATCTTTGATGGATAGCCTTTGCTTTATCAGCATTAACGTGAAAATACTCCGCAACTTCAAATGCCAAGTCTACAAAGAGCGCGTTACTCACATCATCAATATTAAGGTGTAAGCCGGTGGCATATAACATGGGGTTGATATCGTAGGCGGGAGATAGCCGCCAGCCTGTGGGCTCCAGAATGAATCCGTGATTTCTCAGATGATCATCACAATTAGAGACCATGATGTTAAACAGCATTCTTGTCCAAAGTTGTTCAAGGTCTTGCTGAGTGTTGGAGCCGTGCTGTATCAGAAACTCAGCCAGTTCTAAGTAACTTGCACCATCATCCTGACCATCAAAGTACTCAAGCTGAGTCATTGCAGAACTGAAGTGAAGCCGCTTGCCAGACTCGGTGCGGTCGAACCTTTTTGTTAAAAAAATATGATGACTGCCAATGGCTTCAACTTTGGACTCTGCCATTTCGATGCCTGACTCAATGGCCATTTGGTAAACAATGAACTCCCATAAGCCAATATCGTAATCGTCATGACGACTGGGGAACTTGACCAACCACAAACTGTTATCATGATTTCTTATTGACGCCTTTGGCCTGGCACCACCTAAAGATGAACCTGGTGAGATCAGCATATTGAGCCATTTCAGATAATCTGGATTATCTAAATCTGGTGCTTCTTCTATTTTATGTGCGGCTTGTTGCAGCTCGGGCAGGCTGGTTATTGGGGGGGCAGACAGCTCATGGCTATCGTCTAAAAATGGACCTGTTGGTGATGTGCGAAAGCGCAGTGCACCCATGCGGAATGAGTCATGAACACCCAGTAAGTAATCTGTTTCGTACAGAGTTCTTGTTCGTCGCTTCTCTTGTCGGGCGATCACCGCTTCTCTGCGTTGCATCAGCAACCGTCCCCAACGATCAGGGCATGAGTCGAGAAATGTTTTGAAGTTTTTATCGCCCTGCGCATGTTGCTCTCCAACGAATAACTTTAGAGAGGGATCGATCTGACGAACATAGTCAGAGGCCAGCCACTTATCATCATAACTAAAGCTGAAATGCTCTTTGCCTCTGATTTCTGTGGAGCGTAAAGTACCGACCAATATAGGGTCAGTTGACTCAGTCCAATCAGCGTAAACGTAGATTTCCATAATCCGGCGCTCTTATTTTTTGTTCAGCAATTGGATGTCTTGCAGCTTTCTTCCCAGCTCGTCATCAAAGGCAACTTTAGTTAGGTCGTCCACCAGGCCGAGGCAGGCTAATACATTGACGTAGTGCCCAAGCGAAACAGAAGGGTCGCCTTTTAAGATTTTTCGTAGCGTCGGTTTAGAGAGCCCTGTTCTGCTATGCATCATATCTTGAGTAATGCCGCGCCGCTTCATCGCCAGCGTTAAGTTTTCACCCAGGATGCTTAACACCTTTTTGTGTTTTGGGAAAACGACAGCGGTGCGCTTTGTTTTTGATTCGACAGCACTCATAGTGAAACTATATTTTCTCTAATCAGTAATTAGTGAAATTATAGTTTCATTTTTAACTTTAGGCAAAGTGACAAATCGAGATGCTTAACTGAATTGATGTGAAACTAAAATTACCTTTTCTGTTTGATTGTGAAACTATAGTTTCCTTTTTTTCCAGTTTTAAGCTGTAAATCATCAAATTGCTGACAGGTGACCGTGACGCGGTAGATAAGATGCAACTGATTGATGATGCTTATAAAACCATGAATCGTCGTCTAGTGCTGTATTATTCGCAGGTTTGGATCGTACATCGACTGAACGCCAAGCCGTTTTTTATGTCGTATCAGTCGCTATTATTTTACGGCGTAGCAGCTAGTACGATATCCTGGAACAACTTGCTAAACCCCAAATCTTTATGCAGAGCATTCACTACGCCACCGCCAGAATTAAAAGGATTTTTTAATGCAGCAAATTGGCCTTTACGAGCAATTGATCACTCAGTTGGTTGAACGGAACTTGGACCGAACACGATTTTACGTCGGTGAGCGAGAGCTATCTTCTAACGAGGCCTCAGTTTGGTTATCCCGCTTTTTCAGTAAAATTATGGAATTTGCTGTAGCCTCAGTTCCAACGGGTGACGATCGGTTAAAGCTGCAAATTGAGCTCGCTAACCAGATGCTTATGTGGCTGAAGGATAAAATTCAAGATGATGGTTTTATTGAAGAAAATTTACTAAGTAGCAGAGGAAAAATTCTGACAGCGTTGTACACGCTGGATAACCCAATAGCTGCCGATTTACAGAAGTATGTTGAGGACATATTCCCGCTGACAGGTTTGACTGAGAGCGAGTTGTTTTGCGGTAGCAATGCAGGATTGTCGCTTGAGTCTGAGCTAAAGCGTGAGATTTTGTCAGCAGATAAAATTTGCTGGCTGGTGTCTTTTATCAAGTGGACTGGTATTCGTGTATTTCGCAACGAGTTGGAATCCTTTACGCGTAGTGGCCGCGAGTTGAAAATTATTACCACGTCTTACATGGGAGCTACAGATGCTAAAGCGGTTGAGTATCTGGCAAGCTTACCTAACACTGAAGTGAAATTGAGCTACAACACTGAACGTGAGCGGCTACATGCCAAAAGTTATCTATTTTTACGCCATACAGGTTTCCACACAGGATACATTGGTTCATCCAATCTATCGCACTCAGCACTGACGAATGGCCTTGAGTGGAATCTGAAAATCACATCGCAGGAAATTCCACATATTATTGATAAGTCACTGAACACTTTTGAAACCTATTGGCAATCCAGCGAGTTTGAACTATTCGATGGTCAAGTCGAGAGTCGTGAGAAGCTCAAGGTTGCATTAAAGACTGCCCGCGGTAGTGTTAGTGAGGATCATCAGCATTATTTCGATCTAAAACCCTTTCAACATCAACTCGAGATTTTGGAACAACTTAGTATCGAGCGACAAATCCATAATAGGTTTCGTAATTTAGTGGTCGCAGCAACCGGCACAGGCAAGACTTTAATTTCCGCATTTGATTTCGCCCGATTTATCAAAGAAAAACCAGATGCTAAGTTTTTGTTTATTGCACATAAAGAGGAAATCTTAATTCAAGCGCGTCAGGTTTATCGTGGAGTGTTGAAACGCGGCCAGTTTGGTGAGTTATGGGTTGGCGGTCACAGACCAGAGCATCATCATCAGCTATTTGTGTCGATCCAGACACTGAATAATCAATTAGATTCTATAAAGTTGTCTGCAGACTTTTATGACTATTTGGTGATTGATGAAGTGCATCATATCGCTGCTAATAGCTACCGAGCTGTGCTTGATTACTTCCAGCCTAAAATCCTCTTAGGATTGACTGCTACGCCGGAACGTCATGACGGTGCAAATATTTTAGAGGATTTTTGTGGTGTCATAGCTGCGGAAATGCGATTGCCTGAAGCGATCAACCGCCGGCATCTCTGCCCATTCCAGTATTTTGGGATTGACGATGATACGGATCTCCGGAGCATTAGTTGGAATCGTGGCCGCTATGATATTTCGCAGCTAAGCAATCTTTACACTCATAATCAAAGCCGCGTAAATAAGATTTTGCAAAGCATGCAGCAAATCATCACAGATATTGGCAACATGAAAGCTCTGGCCTTTTGTGTGAGCCGTGAACACGCCACATATATGTGTAGCCAATTTTTATTAAAAGGTATCAAAAGTGACGTATTGATCAGTGATAACAGTCATGATCGGCAGCAAAAGCAGAAGGCGATCCGATCAGGTTCAATCAATGTGTTATGTGTGGTTGATATCTTTAATGAAGGGGTAGATATTCCAGAAATTGATACATTGTTATTGTTACGCCCTACCGAAAGCTTGACTATTTTCCTGCAACAGTTGGGGCGAGGCTTGCGTCTAGCCGATGATAAAGAGTGTTGTACTGTATTGGATTTTGTGGGTAATTCACGAGCTGAATATGATTTTTCCAATAAATTCCGTGCGCTGATTGGTAAAACAAATAAAGCGATTAGCGACGAAATTAAACAAGGTTTCCCGCACGCACCACTTGGCTGTCGGATTGAGCTATCGAAAATCACGCAAGAGATCGTCCTGAACAATATTCGTCAGGCGACACTGACGAGTAACAGGTTAGTCGGGCTTATCAGGCAATACCCTCATAATTTCGAATTGCCATTAACCCTTGGTAATTTCCTGAAATTACATCCACATATTGGTATCCGTGACTTATATCAACGAGGTGGGTGGGGCGAATTAGTCTCGCGTTCATTTGATGAGGTCAGAGAAACAGGTGCCGATGATGTATTGGTTGAAGTATACAAACGGGCTATCAAACTCAGGATTTTGACCTGTGACGACTATCACTATTTGGTATTCCTGAAAAAGCTCGTCTCGCACCATTTTGTTGTTGAAGGATCTCAGAACCCACGGTTGGCGTTAATGTGTCATTACGACTTTTGGCAAAAGCCGGGTCCTGCATTAGGTTTTGAAACACTTGAGCAAAGTTTAAAGGCTTTAAACTGCCTATCTCTTAGAAATGAGTTGCTCGACGTTTTGGAGTGGCAAATCGCGCGGACTAAGCATGAACAGTTAGCTTTGGCAGGTCTACCAGAAGTGCCACTGCGACTTCATGCCCGCTATACACGTGAGCAAATATTAACTGGTTTTGGAGCCATAACTTTCGAGCGACAACCTCCAGCGAGGGAAGGTGTGTATGTTATTCAAGATCAAAATATTGAGCTGTTATTTGTCACTTTAATTAAGAATGAAAAACAATTTTCTCCGACGACCATGTATCACGATTACGCCATTAATGAATCGCTGTTTCATTGGCAGTCACAAAATAGTGCGCGTCCAGATCGTGGCCGAGGTTTGGATTATCTACAGCATAAAATGACGGGCAAGAGGATTTTCTTGTTTGTTCGTGAGCAAACAGACGATGAATATGGCCGTACTATGGGCTTTGTTAACTTTGGTGAAGTTGAATATGTATCACATACTGGCTCACAGCCCATGAGCATTACCTGGAAGCTTCAGTCGCCTATGCCGAGTTTTATGTGGCAACAAGCGGCGAAGTTAGCCGTAGGGTAAAAAAGATAATCGCTATAAAAAATAAAGCCCTGAATTTACGAAAATGCAGGGCTTTTTTGTTTCAATGTATTGATGCTACTCAATATTCTGTATCTGTTAATTGATTGATTTCTATAAGTTATTTTAAATCAATTGCTTGCGTGTGAATTCGATGTTTATTTTTGTGTTTTACTCACCGATTTACCCGCCAATTTTACTTCGCTTAAGATATGCATTAACTGCTTACTTTCGCAAGTAGGTCATCAAATTGTTGCTCCACATAATCCAACACGTCATTCGATAGCTTTATAAAAACAGTTAACGCCTCCAGCCATTGAGTGGGGGTTTCAGCATACACCATAGGGCTAACATAGCTGTTGTATCGCTGCTCGAACTTAGGGTTGTCAGCTAAAAGCTGCAATCCGAAGCGTAACTCTTCAATAGGGGATTCAACCATTTGTGGATGTTGATTACCGTAGCGCTCAACATCTGTGCGGATTGCTTTAGCCACAAGTGCACCCAGTTGCTCGATATCTGAAGGTTGGGCGAGCTGGATATGGTAAGTATCGTAGATATGCCGAACTAAGGTCTCGTCATCATCCCGTTCGCTGTTGCGCTCTACACTAGCTGTTCTGCGCATCATTGACAGCAGTTTTTCGGCTTGTGTCTCAATAATCGCAGCGCAGGATAACTGGTTAATCTCGACATCACTTTTCAGCATGCGCGAAAAAATAGACTGAATACTCCGTGGCTCAGAGGCGCTGAGTAAATCAGATTCGATAAACTCCAGTTTGATAAATGGACGCAAACAGGGCGCTTGCTGATACTCCTGTGGGTAACGGATTTCGAAACTGAAATATCTATATTCATCCAACACTAGAGGCGCAGTTTCAACAGAAAAAATTTCACTCTGTGCAATAACTGACTCAACCAGTTGCTTAGCGGCCTTGCGTGCATTTCTTTTGGCATTTCGAGAGATGAGGTCGGAAAAAGCTGGCTTTGGGACCAGCTTTAGATCGACGTCTTCAGACATGCGATAGGTTTTGATTGCAGATTTCGCCAGTGCTGTTCCACCAGAGAACACGATGTGGTGATATTCGAGTTCAAGTGCAGATATCTGCTGCAGCAATTGCACTACGTAATAGTCTTTTTCAACAATGGCAGTGTTGCCAAGCCCTAAAGCATTCGCAACATCGACAAAGAGTGAGCTATCGAACTTCGTTGACACGCTGTTTCCCTACCGCAATCTTGCGGGTAAAGCGCGAACTCTTAGGAATAATCTTCACATTTGCCGGAATTTGAGTGCTTTCGCCTGACAAATTTTTCAGAGACAAGTCATCAAGTTGATAATCAACACCTAACCTTTCCATAGCCTCTATCATTACACCGTCATTACCGGCAGGGTTGTCCGGCATTAGCTGACCAGTGATGCGATTGATTCTGGCGCGCACATACAGGCCGTAGCCAATTTTCAATAACAAGCCTTCGCGTACCAGGCTTCTGAGCCCACGGCCAACCTGGTCATAATCAGCGATATCAGTAAAATCAGAACGTAGAAAAACAGAACGCTTAGAGCGCTTCACTCTGGTTTGTATTCTGTCTTGTATCGTCATCTGATATCTCCCGTTTATCATAGTTGTAGCATAAGCAAAAATACGACAATGATCAAATGCAAAAATACGACAATTAAATGAAGTTTTATCCAGTATTAATAAGTGCTTCAGAGGAGTACTTAATTCTAATTTTTTGTAAATCGTTGATTAGTGGAGAGGATAAAACATTGCCTGAAATAACCCTAACGTCGTAGAGACTAATAAGATGAATTGCATCTGTGTCAGACGTTTGAGGTGGAAAGCCCAATGGTATGTTTAGGGTATGACATAAAGCATTTTGCGAGGGACTGGCAGAAAGGGTCTTTGCTTGAGCTAAGATCAAGCAAAGACTTTAATCAGTTTTATGAGTAGAGGTTTGATTTAAACTACTGATTTTATTCTATATTCTGGATCTGCTCTCTCATCTGTTCAATCAAAACCTTAAGCTCCACCGCCGTATTGGTGATCTCGGTTGAGATGGCTTTAGAAGACAAGGTGTTCGCTTCGCGGTTGAATTCCTGCATCATAAAATCGAGGCGGCGGCCTATGGCTCCGCCTTGTTTTAGGCTGTGGCGGGTTTCTTTGATATGAGCGTCTAAACGGTCCAGCTCTTCTGCTACGTCAGATTTTTGGGCTAAAAAGGCCATTTCCTGCTCAAGGCGGTTTTGGTCCAGTTCGGCTTTTACTTCCTGCAGGCGGTTTAACATTTTGTCGCGTTGCCATTGCAGTGCTTGTGGCAAATGGGTGCGTAAGGTGCTGACATGAGTGGAGATTTGATCCAGGCGGTCGCGGATCATTTGCTCTATGGCTACACCTTCACGGCCACGGCCTGCAACGAAGTCGACTAAGGCGGCGTCAAAAGCGGCCATCAGTTCGGCTTGTAAGCTGTCGATGTCTTCTTCCTGAGTTTCCATCACACCAGGCCAGCGCAGAATATCAACCACGTTCAGTTGGGCTTTGCCGCTTTGTTCGGCTAATAGGCTGGCGCTTTGCATCAGTTGTTTGGCCAAAGCTTCGTTAATTTTTAACTCACCAGCAGAGCTTGCAGCGCTGTATTTCAGGTTGATTTCCAGTTTGCCGCGGTGCAGTTTCTGTCGCAGTTTGTCGCGTAATAAACCTTCTAAGCAACGAAACTGTTCTGGCAGGCGGAAATAGCTTTCCAGATAACGTTGGTTAACGGAGCGGATTTCCCAAACGGCATTGCCCCAGCTGGCACGAATTTCGTGGCGGGCATAAGCGGTCATACTGTGGATCATAATGAGGTCCTGAAATACAAAATAATGCCGAGTATACCCGTCTTAATTGAAGCTGCAACTTTGTTGACCGCGTTTAGTTGTTAGATCCGGTAGCAAGCTTGGTGCAAAAAACACTCTGCCGCAATTACTTAGCGTATAGATGGCACAGCAAGGGCGAAATCCCTATAATGAAGCACTTTTAATATCAGGTTGAGGCTTCACCATGCGTCCTAGCGGCAGAACAGCGAGTCAAATTCGTCCTATTACTTTCACCCGTCAATTTACGGCTCATGCTGAAGGTTCAGTATTGGTTGAGTTTGGTAACACCAAAGTTATTTGTACTGCCAGCGTGATTGAAGGTGTGCCACGTTTTATGAAAGGCCAGGGCAAAGGCTGGATCACAGCTGAATATGGCATGTTGCCACGCGCAACTCATACCCGTAACGACCGTGAAGCGGCTCGTGGTAAGCAGGGTGGCCGTACTATGGAAATTCAGCGCCTGATTGGCCGCGCTTTGCGTACTGCTGTGGATTTAAAACTGTTGGGTGAAAACACTATTACTATCGACTGTGACGTGATCCAGGCCGATGGCGGCACCCGCACAGCCTCTATTACCGGTGCTTGTGTAGCTTTAGTGGATGCACTGAATTTTATGCGCGCTAAAGGCATGATTAAAACCAACCCGTTGAATTTTATGGTGGCTGCGGTTTCTGTGGGTGTTTATAAAGGCACTGCTGTGGCCGATTTAGACTACGCCGAAGATTCAAACGCTGAAACCGATATGAATATCGTCATGACTGAAACCGGCAAAATCATCGAAATTCAGGGCACGGCTGAAGAAGCGCCATTTAGCTTTGAAGAAATGCAGCAGATGATGGAATTAGGCAAACACGCCATCCGTG
Protein-coding sequences here:
- a CDS encoding Gfo/Idh/MocA family protein produces the protein MIRIGLLGAARIADRAIIQPAALRSDVVIAAVAASSLEKAQAFAQQFDIELALGSYDELLARDDIDLIYNALPPSMHAEWSIKALQQGKHVLCEKPFAMDATEAQAMVAAAESSGRLLIEGYHYRFHPVFAEVQRLVASGELGTIHTVRSNFSVRIAETPGSLRHNAPLGGGALMDLGCYPLHWLRSLFASTPQILWADAICPKPQLDSSFELRLQFENGPLCYVGCAMSEHLSRHHDASFYLEGDKAQLEVLNLVAPHQGHKLCLTKNGEAHDYQINGDSTYDHQLAHVVACIKGESKPLTGGRDAIDQMQLIDDAYIAAGLLPRGLCK
- a CDS encoding type II toxin-antitoxin system HipA family toxin, giving the protein MEIYVYADWTESTDPILVGTLRSTEIRGKEHFSFSYDDKWLASDYVRQIDPSLKLFVGEQHAQGDKNFKTFLDSCPDRWGRLLMQRREAVIARQEKRRTRTLYETDYLLGVHDSFRMGALRFRTSPTGPFLDDSHELSAPPITSLPELQQAAHKIEEAPDLDNPDYLKWLNMLISPGSSLGGARPKASIRNHDNSLWLVKFPSRHDDYDIGLWEFIVYQMAIESGIEMAESKVEAIGSHHIFLTKRFDRTESGKRLHFSSAMTQLEYFDGQDDGASYLELAEFLIQHGSNTQQDLEQLWTRMLFNIMVSNCDDHLRNHGFILEPTGWRLSPAYDINPMLYATGLHLNIDDVSNALFVDLAFEVAEYFHVNADKAKAIHQRLLKAVSKWESLAQQAGIRKEERELLRGCFILD
- a CDS encoding helix-turn-helix domain-containing protein, translated to MSAVESKTKRTAVVFPKHKKVLSILGENLTLAMKRRGITQDMMHSRTGLSKPTLRKILKGDPSVSLGHYVNVLACLGLVDDLTKVAFDDELGRKLQDIQLLNKK
- a CDS encoding DUF3427 domain-containing protein, with amino-acid sequence MQQIGLYEQLITQLVERNLDRTRFYVGERELSSNEASVWLSRFFSKIMEFAVASVPTGDDRLKLQIELANQMLMWLKDKIQDDGFIEENLLSSRGKILTALYTLDNPIAADLQKYVEDIFPLTGLTESELFCGSNAGLSLESELKREILSADKICWLVSFIKWTGIRVFRNELESFTRSGRELKIITTSYMGATDAKAVEYLASLPNTEVKLSYNTERERLHAKSYLFLRHTGFHTGYIGSSNLSHSALTNGLEWNLKITSQEIPHIIDKSLNTFETYWQSSEFELFDGQVESREKLKVALKTARGSVSEDHQHYFDLKPFQHQLEILEQLSIERQIHNRFRNLVVAATGTGKTLISAFDFARFIKEKPDAKFLFIAHKEEILIQARQVYRGVLKRGQFGELWVGGHRPEHHHQLFVSIQTLNNQLDSIKLSADFYDYLVIDEVHHIAANSYRAVLDYFQPKILLGLTATPERHDGANILEDFCGVIAAEMRLPEAINRRHLCPFQYFGIDDDTDLRSISWNRGRYDISQLSNLYTHNQSRVNKILQSMQQIITDIGNMKALAFCVSREHATYMCSQFLLKGIKSDVLISDNSHDRQQKQKAIRSGSINVLCVVDIFNEGVDIPEIDTLLLLRPTESLTIFLQQLGRGLRLADDKECCTVLDFVGNSRAEYDFSNKFRALIGKTNKAISDEIKQGFPHAPLGCRIELSKITQEIVLNNIRQATLTSNRLVGLIRQYPHNFELPLTLGNFLKLHPHIGIRDLYQRGGWGELVSRSFDEVRETGADDVLVEVYKRAIKLRILTCDDYHYLVFLKKLVSHHFVVEGSQNPRLALMCHYDFWQKPGPALGFETLEQSLKALNCLSLRNELLDVLEWQIARTKHEQLALAGLPEVPLRLHARYTREQILTGFGAITFERQPPAREGVYVIQDQNIELLFVTLIKNEKQFSPTTMYHDYAINESLFHWQSQNSARPDRGRGLDYLQHKMTGKRIFLFVREQTDDEYGRTMGFVNFGEVEYVSHTGSQPMSITWKLQSPMPSFMWQQAAKLAVG
- a CDS encoding nucleotidyl transferase AbiEii/AbiGii toxin family protein; protein product: MSTKFDSSLFVDVANALGLGNTAIVEKDYYVVQLLQQISALELEYHHIVFSGGTALAKSAIKTYRMSEDVDLKLVPKPAFSDLISRNAKRNARKAAKQLVESVIAQSEIFSVETAPLVLDEYRYFSFEIRYPQEYQQAPCLRPFIKLEFIESDLLSASEPRSIQSIFSRMLKSDVEINQLSCAAIIETQAEKLLSMMRRTASVERNSERDDDETLVRHIYDTYHIQLAQPSDIEQLGALVAKAIRTDVERYGNQHPQMVESPIEELRFGLQLLADNPKFEQRYNSYVSPMVYAETPTQWLEALTVFIKLSNDVLDYVEQQFDDLLAKVSS
- a CDS encoding DUF6088 family protein — translated: MTIQDRIQTRVKRSKRSVFLRSDFTDIADYDQVGRGLRSLVREGLLLKIGYGLYVRARINRITGQLMPDNPAGNDGVMIEAMERLGVDYQLDDLSLKNLSGESTQIPANVKIIPKSSRFTRKIAVGKQRVNEVR
- a CDS encoding YicC/YloC family endoribonuclease — protein: MIHSMTAYARHEIRASWGNAVWEIRSVNQRYLESYFRLPEQFRCLEGLLRDKLRQKLHRGKLEINLKYSAASSAGELKINEALAKQLMQSASLLAEQSGKAQLNVVDILRWPGVMETQEEDIDSLQAELMAAFDAALVDFVAGRGREGVAIEQMIRDRLDQISTHVSTLRTHLPQALQWQRDKMLNRLQEVKAELDQNRLEQEMAFLAQKSDVAEELDRLDAHIKETRHSLKQGGAIGRRLDFMMQEFNREANTLSSKAISTEITNTAVELKVLIEQMREQIQNIE
- the rph gene encoding ribonuclease PH — its product is MRPSGRTASQIRPITFTRQFTAHAEGSVLVEFGNTKVICTASVIEGVPRFMKGQGKGWITAEYGMLPRATHTRNDREAARGKQGGRTMEIQRLIGRALRTAVDLKLLGENTITIDCDVIQADGGTRTASITGACVALVDALNFMRAKGMIKTNPLNFMVAAVSVGVYKGTAVADLDYAEDSNAETDMNIVMTETGKIIEIQGTAEEAPFSFEEMQQMMELGKHAIREIIDEQKRVLA